The following DNA comes from Picosynechococcus sp. PCC 7003.
CAATGAAATTCACCAAAATCTCGGTGTTGCCAAAAATCGCATTTACATTGAGTTTGCCGATGCCAAGGGGAGTATGTGGGGCTGGAATGGCTCTACTTTTGGCTAACGAAATATAACGAAGGCTTCCCCGGCCTAAATTGAGGCAATTGGGGAAGCCGTAAGCCTTCCTGTGGTGATTAATTTACTGGAGATAAGCGCCCTGGCTATCGGGGTGATCCATTTGGGGTAAGCCCATACTGAAGTTCATGACCCGGGAGTCGAGGTTATAGCGGAGTTCGCCTTTTTGGAGTAAGTCACGAATAAAGACTTCTAGATCGGAGCCGATCCGTCGAAGATTATATTCCGTTAAATCTTCGCCGCTGTTACTTTCCACGAGGGCATCGAACTGGCGATAGACTTTCTGGAGACTTTCTTCGGGCCAAACGAATTCATTGTCTGGATCGACATCCAAGGTAAGTACGGTTTCACTGGGGATTAATTCATTTTTCTGAATTTCGGCTGTGTAGATGCGTACGTGACGGGTCGTGGATTT
Coding sequences within:
- a CDS encoding NAD(P)H-quinone oxidoreductase subunit M, with the protein product MLLKSTTRHVRIYTAEIQKNELIPSETVLTLDVDPDNEFVWPEESLQKVYRQFDALVESNSGEDLTEYNLRRIGSDLEVFIRDLLQKGELRYNLDSRVMNFSMGLPQMDHPDSQGAYLQ